From a single Candidatus Binatia bacterium genomic region:
- a CDS encoding acetate--CoA ligase family protein has translation MPATKTLSEHASKQLLAAAGIPVADERLCETADDAVRAAVELGFPVAVKLCGDTIAHKTERGLVRLSLADEDAVRAAANELLALARPEDGRVSLLVARMVRGKRELIVGYTTDPTFGPCVMLGIGGIFAEMLSDVVFRLVPVTRVDAEEMLDELQHREWLGAFRGEPPVDRARLTDVLVGLSRIVEQNPTIRSIDVNPLIVSDGLPIAVDALVEVEAA, from the coding sequence GTGCCCGCGACCAAGACCCTTTCCGAACACGCATCGAAGCAGCTCCTCGCGGCGGCCGGGATTCCGGTCGCCGACGAGCGTCTCTGCGAGACCGCCGACGACGCCGTGCGCGCCGCGGTCGAGCTCGGCTTCCCCGTCGCCGTCAAGCTCTGCGGCGACACCATCGCGCACAAGACCGAGCGCGGCCTGGTGCGCCTGTCGCTCGCGGACGAGGACGCCGTACGCGCCGCGGCGAACGAGCTACTCGCGCTCGCGCGCCCCGAGGACGGCCGCGTGTCGCTGCTCGTCGCGCGCATGGTGCGCGGCAAGCGCGAGCTCATCGTCGGCTACACGACCGATCCGACCTTCGGTCCCTGCGTCATGCTCGGCATCGGCGGCATCTTTGCCGAGATGCTGAGCGACGTCGTCTTCCGCCTGGTGCCGGTGACGCGCGTCGACGCCGAGGAGATGCTCGACGAGCTGCAGCACCGCGAGTGGCTCGGCGCCTTTCGCGGCGAGCCGCCGGTCGATCGTGCGCGGCTCACCGACGTGCTCGTCGGTCTGAGCCGCATCGTCGAGCAGAACCCGACGATCCGCTCGATCGACGTGAACCCGCTCATCGTGAGCGACGGGCTGCCGATCGCGGTGGACGCGCTGGTCGAGGTGGAGGCGGCATGA
- a CDS encoding CAP domain-containing protein — MFANEARAQQNIPPLMWNNQLAAAALAHSEDLAAHGGNCNLHNSCNGESWFKRVQRYYPGSVTLGENVAVSVNDARILHDSWMNSASHRSNILNASFTEFGAGIAMGQTNFGKLAFATEDFGSRGALPIGGHPTLPGGAVRPMIGGNEPRDLIVTYYHHNGGAPRAVRALVGPSCVNLSLQNGKAAYGTYGATRAFSGSGCVPVVFEAIRSDGVRVRWPENEAILVGVGAGGAYCAERTTAVPTQDCGGGGTPLPTPNPEPTPTPGDAQLKALRVVLKPNPKKANKDVVQIQATLPDVGDLDPTSGPVSLRLDIGQSGDWTETLPQLCNGSACLKSNPKRTTYRAKYAPNQTLNLTRAANGTWKLRYASRNESLAHLQSGTVRFTVTLGGRTFSGSASGQLKQQGLVAN, encoded by the coding sequence GTGTTCGCCAACGAGGCGCGCGCACAGCAGAACATTCCGCCGCTGATGTGGAACAACCAGCTCGCCGCGGCGGCGCTCGCGCACAGCGAGGACCTCGCGGCACACGGCGGCAACTGCAACCTGCACAACTCGTGCAACGGCGAGTCGTGGTTCAAGCGCGTGCAGCGCTACTATCCCGGCTCGGTGACGCTCGGTGAGAACGTCGCCGTGTCGGTCAACGACGCGCGCATCCTGCACGACTCATGGATGAACAGCGCCTCGCATCGCTCGAACATCCTGAACGCCTCGTTCACCGAGTTCGGTGCGGGGATCGCGATGGGCCAGACCAACTTCGGCAAGCTCGCCTTCGCGACCGAGGACTTCGGGAGCCGCGGCGCGCTGCCGATCGGCGGTCACCCGACGCTGCCGGGCGGCGCCGTGCGTCCGATGATCGGCGGGAACGAGCCGCGCGATCTGATCGTCACGTACTACCACCACAACGGCGGCGCGCCGCGTGCGGTGCGCGCGCTCGTCGGCCCGTCGTGCGTCAACCTGTCGCTGCAGAACGGCAAGGCCGCCTACGGAACCTACGGCGCGACGCGCGCGTTCAGCGGCAGCGGCTGCGTGCCGGTGGTCTTCGAGGCGATCCGCTCGGACGGTGTGCGCGTGCGCTGGCCGGAGAACGAGGCGATCCTCGTCGGCGTCGGTGCGGGCGGCGCGTACTGCGCGGAGCGCACCACCGCGGTGCCGACGCAGGATTGCGGTGGCGGCGGCACGCCGCTTCCGACGCCGAATCCCGAGCCGACGCCCACGCCGGGTGACGCGCAGCTGAAGGCGCTTCGCGTCGTGCTCAAGCCGAACCCGAAGAAGGCGAACAAGGACGTCGTGCAGATCCAGGCGACGCTGCCCGACGTCGGCGACCTCGACCCGACGTCGGGGCCCGTGTCGCTGCGGCTCGACATCGGCCAGTCGGGTGACTGGACCGAGACGCTGCCGCAGCTCTGCAACGGGTCTGCGTGCCTCAAGTCGAACCCGAAGCGCACGACGTACCGCGCAAAGTACGCTCCGAACCAGACGCTCAACCTGACCCGTGCCGCGAACGGGACCTGGAAGCTGCGCTACGCGTCGCGCAACGAGTCACTCGCCCATCTCCAGTCTGGGACGGTGCGGTTCACGGTGACGCTCGGCGGCCGGACGTTCTCCGGCTCGGCTTCGGGTCAGCTGAAGCAGCAGGGTCTGGTCGCGAACTGA